A single genomic interval of Saccharothrix saharensis harbors:
- a CDS encoding helix-turn-helix transcriptional regulator codes for MPGVARLGSGIPLVARSREMTRLRAALDDAARGEAGAILLAGDAGVGKTRLVDELSATAGDALVLTGRCLDVGETGLPYLPFTEALGQVRRAGLLDVAARPALALLLPELALPAGHDGSTSVSGLPSHLVGRRPEQDIGQLQLFDAVHGLLGELAEQRPVLLVLEDLHWADASTRYLLSFLLSRLRAQRLLVVGTYRSDDLHRSHPLRPLLNELVRLPAVRRLDLTPLSAIDARSFVAALADDLSDELVLEVAERSDGNPFFAEELIAVAACGDREVPWTLAEVLLARIERLSPDAQRVVRVASVGGRSVRHDLLRDVAGMDDVVLDTALREAVQHHVLVVDGAEVYTFRHALLRETVYNDLLPGERVRLHSAYADRLASSDDRGAAAALAHHSLESHDLARALRASVEAGQEAQAAGAPAESLRHLEQALKLWHAVPADQRPPGLTELSLLRSASWAAGTAGQPERAIAFARTGTTVVDGSDCEQAAEMWRRFAQALQVIDGTDDEKYHAVEEAWRLVRDRPASPARAWVLAVWAAALRHDRKYVEARERAEMAVADGRAAGAESAVADALTTLGLLDEPDGQVSRAREHLTAAVACAMEADAVSTELRARYFLGMHHYDLGELAEAARVFGEGVARAKATGLTWSSFGLELRILQVLTEYYRGDWDRAATAAEPPGLRVSSTVSARLAAAGTHVAVSRGEFDQAERMIRELRADWHRDLQIALITGGTGAELALWRGQPELAVERVADAISWSRKEGEWLLAGIRLAALGVAGHGEIAARARRRKDRAAEEAAVRAGRELGEYARTTAELGIPRSGALGPEGRAWLLRVAAEESRLTGSGDPELWRQVVDGFGFGSVFEQAVCRWRLAEALLGADRREAAAAELRLAGAVAEELGAVPLREALDLVARRARVALRDVGPRDRVDPFTPRERSVLELVALGRTNRQVGEELYISEKTVSVHLSRIMSKLGASRRAEAVANAFDRGLLDLPPPPDPA; via the coding sequence ATGCCTGGTGTGGCACGCCTCGGTTCCGGAATCCCCTTGGTGGCGCGTAGCCGGGAGATGACCAGGCTGCGCGCCGCCCTGGACGACGCCGCGCGCGGCGAGGCAGGCGCGATCCTGCTGGCAGGCGACGCGGGCGTGGGCAAGACCCGGCTGGTGGACGAGCTGTCCGCCACCGCGGGTGACGCGCTCGTGCTCACCGGGCGCTGCCTGGACGTCGGCGAGACCGGCCTGCCGTACCTCCCCTTCACCGAGGCGTTGGGGCAGGTGCGGCGGGCCGGTCTGCTCGACGTCGCCGCCCGGCCGGCCCTGGCCCTGCTGCTGCCCGAGCTGGCGCTGCCCGCGGGCCACGACGGCAGCACGTCGGTCTCCGGCCTGCCGTCGCACCTGGTCGGCCGCCGTCCCGAGCAGGACATCGGCCAGCTCCAGCTGTTCGACGCGGTGCACGGCCTGCTCGGCGAGCTGGCCGAGCAGCGGCCCGTGCTGCTGGTGCTCGAGGACCTGCACTGGGCCGACGCCTCCACCCGCTACCTGTTGTCGTTCCTGCTCTCGCGGCTGCGCGCGCAGCGGCTGCTGGTGGTCGGCACCTACCGCTCCGACGACCTGCACCGCAGCCACCCGCTGCGCCCCCTGCTCAACGAGCTGGTGCGGCTGCCCGCCGTGCGCCGGCTCGACCTGACGCCGTTGAGCGCGATCGACGCGCGCTCCTTCGTCGCCGCGCTGGCCGACGACCTGTCCGACGAGCTGGTCCTGGAGGTCGCCGAGCGCTCCGACGGCAACCCGTTCTTCGCCGAGGAGCTGATCGCGGTCGCCGCCTGCGGTGACCGCGAGGTGCCGTGGACGCTCGCCGAGGTGCTGCTGGCCCGCATCGAACGCCTCTCCCCGGACGCGCAGCGCGTGGTGCGGGTCGCGTCGGTCGGCGGCCGGTCGGTGCGCCACGACCTGCTGCGCGACGTGGCCGGCATGGACGACGTGGTGCTCGACACCGCGCTGCGCGAGGCCGTGCAGCACCACGTGCTGGTGGTCGACGGCGCGGAGGTGTACACGTTCCGGCACGCGTTGCTGCGCGAGACCGTCTACAACGACCTGCTGCCGGGTGAGCGCGTGCGGCTGCACTCCGCGTACGCGGACCGGCTGGCGTCGTCCGACGACCGGGGCGCCGCCGCCGCGCTGGCCCACCACAGCCTGGAGTCCCACGACCTGGCCCGTGCCCTGCGCGCGTCGGTCGAGGCGGGGCAGGAGGCGCAGGCCGCGGGCGCGCCCGCCGAGTCGTTGCGACACCTGGAGCAGGCGCTGAAGCTGTGGCACGCGGTGCCCGCCGACCAGCGACCGCCCGGTTTGACCGAGTTGTCGCTGTTGCGCAGCGCGTCGTGGGCGGCGGGCACGGCGGGCCAGCCCGAGCGGGCCATCGCGTTCGCCCGTACCGGCACCACCGTCGTGGACGGGTCCGACTGCGAGCAGGCCGCCGAGATGTGGCGGCGCTTCGCGCAGGCGTTGCAGGTCATCGACGGCACCGACGACGAGAAGTACCACGCGGTGGAGGAGGCGTGGCGGTTGGTCCGGGACCGGCCCGCCAGCCCGGCCCGCGCGTGGGTGCTGGCCGTGTGGGCGGCGGCGCTGCGGCACGACCGCAAGTACGTCGAGGCGCGGGAGCGGGCCGAGATGGCGGTGGCGGACGGCCGCGCGGCGGGCGCGGAGTCGGCCGTGGCGGACGCGCTGACGACGCTGGGCCTGCTCGACGAGCCCGACGGCCAGGTGTCGCGGGCCCGCGAGCACCTGACGGCCGCGGTGGCGTGCGCGATGGAGGCCGACGCGGTCAGCACCGAGCTGCGCGCGCGGTACTTCCTCGGCATGCACCACTACGACCTCGGCGAGCTGGCCGAGGCCGCGCGGGTGTTCGGCGAGGGCGTGGCGCGGGCCAAGGCGACCGGCCTGACGTGGAGCTCGTTCGGGCTGGAGCTGCGCATCCTGCAGGTGTTGACCGAGTACTACCGCGGCGACTGGGACCGCGCGGCGACCGCCGCCGAACCGCCCGGCCTGCGGGTGTCCAGCACGGTGTCGGCGCGGCTGGCCGCGGCGGGCACGCACGTGGCGGTCAGCCGGGGCGAGTTCGACCAGGCCGAGCGGATGATCCGGGAGCTGCGCGCGGACTGGCACCGCGACCTGCAGATCGCGTTGATCACCGGTGGCACGGGTGCGGAGCTGGCGTTGTGGCGGGGGCAGCCCGAGCTGGCCGTGGAGCGGGTCGCGGACGCGATCAGCTGGTCGCGCAAGGAGGGCGAGTGGCTGCTGGCGGGCATCCGGCTGGCCGCCCTCGGCGTGGCCGGGCACGGGGAGATCGCGGCGCGGGCGCGACGGCGCAAGGACCGGGCGGCCGAGGAGGCCGCCGTGCGGGCGGGTCGGGAGCTGGGCGAGTACGCGCGCACCACGGCCGAGCTGGGCATCCCGCGTTCGGGTGCGTTGGGTCCGGAGGGCCGCGCGTGGCTGCTGAGGGTGGCGGCGGAGGAGTCCCGGTTGACCGGGTCGGGCGATCCGGAGCTGTGGCGGCAGGTGGTGGACGGGTTCGGCTTCGGGTCGGTGTTCGAGCAGGCGGTCTGCCGGTGGCGGCTGGCCGAGGCGCTGCTGGGCGCGGACCGGCGCGAGGCGGCGGCGGCGGAGTTGCGGCTGGCCGGCGCGGTGGCCGAGGAGCTGGGCGCGGTGCCGTTGCGGGAGGCGCTGGACCTGGTCGCCCGACGGGCCCGGGTGGCGTTGCGCGACGTCGGGCCGCGCGACCGGGTGGACCCGTTCACGCCGCGGGAGCGGTCGGTGCTGGAGCTGGTCGCGCTGGGTCGGACGAACCGGCAGGTCGGCGAGGAGCTCTACATCTCGGAGAAGACCGTCAGCGTGCACCTGAGCCGGATCATGTCCAAGCTGGGCGCGAGCCGCCGGGCCGAGGCCGTGGCCAACGCCTTCGACCGCGGCCTGCTGGACCTGCCACCCCCACCCGACCCCGCGTGA
- a CDS encoding ABC transporter ATP-binding protein: protein MSALVSDVGTRTAVAAANLVKVYGKGDTAVRALDGVSVAFAAGRFTAIMGPSGSGKSTMMHCLAGLDNVDAGSVHIGGTEITSLGDKELTRLRRDRVGFVFQAFNLLPTLTAEANILLGLELAGRKPDREWFDTIVDVLGLRDRLKHKPTELSGGQQQRVACARALVARPDVVFADEPTGNLDSRSGAEVLDFLRMSVRKLGQTVIMVTHDPVAASYADRVVLMADGHLAGEIENPTADSVLSALKHLGA from the coding sequence ATGTCCGCACTGGTGTCCGACGTCGGGACCCGCACCGCAGTAGCCGCCGCGAACCTGGTGAAGGTGTACGGCAAGGGCGACACCGCCGTGCGGGCGCTGGACGGGGTCAGCGTCGCGTTCGCGGCGGGCCGCTTCACCGCCATCATGGGCCCGTCCGGGTCCGGCAAGTCGACGATGATGCACTGCCTGGCCGGGCTCGACAACGTCGACGCCGGCAGCGTGCACATCGGCGGCACCGAGATCACCTCGCTGGGTGACAAGGAGCTGACCCGGCTGCGACGTGACCGGGTCGGGTTCGTGTTCCAGGCGTTCAACCTGCTGCCCACGCTCACCGCCGAGGCCAACATCCTGCTCGGCCTGGAGCTGGCCGGCCGCAAGCCCGACCGCGAGTGGTTCGACACGATCGTGGACGTGCTCGGCCTGCGCGACCGGCTCAAGCACAAGCCGACCGAGCTGTCCGGCGGCCAGCAGCAGCGCGTGGCCTGCGCCCGCGCCCTGGTCGCCCGGCCGGACGTGGTGTTCGCCGACGAGCCGACCGGCAACCTGGACTCGCGGTCCGGCGCCGAGGTGCTGGACTTCCTGCGCATGTCCGTGCGCAAGCTCGGCCAGACCGTGATCATGGTGACGCACGACCCGGTCGCCGCGTCCTACGCCGACCGCGTCGTGCTGATGGCCGACGGCCACCTCGCGGGCGAGATCGAGAACCCGACCGCCGACTCCGTGCTGTCCGCGCTCAAGCACCTGGGGGCGTGA
- a CDS encoding ABC transporter permease — translation MLRTIIAGLKARTARLVLSSVAIALGVAFVTGTLVLGDAMNASLRDEFAKSARNVDVSVTVSGEPSSAEEVRGITPETLARIRQAPGVAGADPRDSNTVPLVAANGKAKTAWAVSLASNEKLREFDLVDGRYPAGDDEIAVDQRTATTAKLTIGQPVVLLGKGDVRHTYTLVGTYQQGTNPLSLSGFDHVGLTPEAFQALEPERPPYQVVATAAPGFTQQQVADNVRQAIGGQGYRIQTGDELTKETLERVESQAGEFTTVLLAFAIIALVVAAMVIYNTFTILVAQRTRELALMRCVGASRGQVFRGVLAEALVMGLTASVIGLFGGIGVSALLQRVIFSFDGGEGTVQLPVTVTTVLAAFAVGTLITVLAAVLPARKATRVAPVAALRSQPDSGEEVSRTGVLRVLTAVLFAVVGVGAVVFGMNLEDEDAAMFISGAGTMALLAAVLVLGPLLVGPVNRVLGAVPRALLGVPAKLASANAGRNPKRTAATTAALMIGVTIVSLVTVVANSAKETANAEIDQRMPADYTVTSAVYDRPLPKELADELAAVPEVARVAPTTVIYGERGYFTGVPQDAIGTLFRPTATSGSLADLREGTIAVNAEYAKREGVSVGSTVTLKEGGSNESQQLKVVAVVEGQRLSDGIMTAETAQRFPRAAEGYDSILVKLKDSATNGRAAVEKVTDPSPLALVDSAAETKEQLNKQLNQVLGFIWALIGLAVVIALFGIANTLTLSVLERTRESALLRALGLTKGQLRLMLVVESVLMALMGAAIGLLLGIGFGWVITEALSNDTLSVDLVVPFGQIGVMLAGAVVAAVVAAALPARRAARTSVVAGMAEA, via the coding sequence ATGCTGCGCACGATCATCGCGGGTCTCAAGGCCCGCACCGCGCGGCTCGTGCTGTCCTCGGTGGCGATCGCCCTCGGCGTCGCCTTCGTGACCGGCACCCTGGTGCTCGGCGACGCCATGAACGCGAGCCTGCGCGACGAGTTCGCCAAGAGCGCGCGCAACGTCGACGTCTCCGTCACGGTGTCCGGCGAACCGTCCTCCGCCGAGGAAGTCCGGGGCATCACCCCCGAGACGCTGGCCAGGATCCGGCAGGCGCCGGGCGTCGCGGGCGCGGACCCGCGCGACTCGAACACCGTGCCGCTCGTCGCGGCCAACGGCAAGGCGAAGACCGCGTGGGCGGTGTCGCTGGCGAGCAACGAGAAGCTGCGCGAGTTCGACCTCGTGGACGGCCGCTACCCGGCCGGGGACGACGAGATCGCGGTCGACCAGCGCACCGCCACCACGGCCAAGCTGACGATCGGCCAACCGGTCGTGCTGCTGGGCAAGGGGGACGTGCGGCACACGTACACGCTCGTCGGCACGTACCAGCAGGGCACGAACCCGCTGTCGCTGTCCGGGTTCGACCACGTCGGGCTGACGCCGGAGGCGTTCCAGGCGCTGGAGCCGGAACGGCCGCCGTACCAGGTGGTCGCCACCGCCGCGCCCGGCTTCACGCAGCAGCAGGTCGCCGACAACGTCCGCCAGGCCATCGGGGGCCAGGGCTACCGCATCCAGACCGGCGACGAGCTGACGAAGGAGACCCTGGAACGGGTCGAGTCGCAGGCCGGTGAGTTCACCACGGTGCTGCTGGCGTTCGCGATCATCGCGCTCGTCGTCGCGGCCATGGTCATCTACAACACGTTCACCATCCTGGTCGCCCAGCGCACCCGCGAGCTGGCGCTGATGCGCTGCGTGGGCGCGAGCCGGGGCCAGGTGTTCCGGGGCGTGCTGGCCGAGGCGCTGGTGATGGGCCTGACCGCGTCGGTGATCGGCCTGTTCGGCGGCATCGGCGTGTCGGCCCTGCTGCAACGGGTGATCTTCTCGTTCGACGGCGGTGAGGGGACCGTGCAGCTGCCGGTGACGGTGACGACGGTGCTCGCCGCGTTCGCCGTCGGCACGCTGATCACGGTGCTCGCCGCGGTGCTGCCCGCCCGCAAGGCGACCCGGGTCGCCCCGGTGGCCGCGCTGCGCAGCCAGCCCGACAGCGGCGAGGAGGTCTCGCGCACCGGCGTGCTGCGCGTGCTGACCGCCGTGCTGTTCGCGGTGGTCGGGGTCGGCGCGGTCGTGTTCGGGATGAACCTGGAGGACGAGGACGCCGCGATGTTCATCAGCGGCGCGGGGACGATGGCGCTGCTGGCCGCGGTGCTCGTGCTCGGCCCGCTGCTGGTCGGCCCGGTCAACCGGGTGCTCGGCGCCGTGCCGCGGGCGCTGCTCGGCGTGCCCGCCAAGCTCGCGTCCGCCAACGCGGGCCGCAACCCCAAGCGCACCGCCGCGACCACGGCGGCGTTGATGATCGGCGTGACGATCGTGTCGCTGGTGACCGTGGTCGCCAACAGCGCCAAGGAGACCGCCAACGCCGAGATCGACCAGCGGATGCCCGCCGACTACACGGTGACGTCCGCCGTCTACGACCGGCCGCTGCCCAAGGAGCTGGCCGACGAGCTGGCCGCCGTGCCGGAGGTGGCGCGCGTCGCGCCGACCACGGTGATCTACGGCGAGCGCGGCTACTTCACCGGCGTGCCGCAGGACGCGATCGGCACCCTGTTCCGGCCCACCGCCACCAGCGGGTCGCTCGCCGACCTGCGCGAGGGCACCATCGCGGTGAACGCCGAGTACGCCAAGCGCGAGGGCGTGTCGGTCGGCTCCACGGTGACGCTCAAGGAGGGCGGGTCGAACGAGTCGCAGCAGCTCAAGGTGGTCGCGGTGGTCGAGGGGCAGCGGCTGTCCGACGGCATCATGACCGCGGAGACGGCGCAGCGCTTCCCCCGTGCCGCCGAGGGCTACGACAGCATCCTGGTCAAGCTGAAGGACAGCGCGACCAACGGGCGCGCGGCGGTGGAGAAGGTCACCGACCCGTCGCCGCTGGCGCTGGTCGACAGCGCGGCGGAGACCAAGGAGCAGTTGAACAAGCAGCTCAACCAGGTGCTCGGGTTCATCTGGGCGCTGATCGGGCTGGCCGTGGTGATCGCGTTGTTCGGCATCGCCAACACGTTGACGCTGTCGGTGCTCGAGCGGACGCGGGAGTCGGCGTTGCTGCGGGCGCTGGGGCTGACGAAGGGCCAGCTGCGGCTGATGCTGGTGGTCGAGTCGGTGCTGATGGCGCTGATGGGGGCGGCGATCGGGCTGCTGCTCGGGATCGGGTTCGGCTGGGTGATCACGGAGGCGCTGTCGAACGACACGCTCTCGGTGGACCTGGTGGTGCCGTTCGGGCAGATCGGGGTGATGCTCGCGGGTGCCGTGGTGGCGGCTGTGGTGGCCGCCGCGCTGCCCGCGCGGCGGGCCGCTCGCACCTCGGTGGTCGCGGGGATGGCCGAGGCGTGA
- a CDS encoding extracellular solute-binding protein: protein MSRTLAGRATSITAVALAATLVAACGGGGGDAGDGKIKLSIGIFSDFGYTDLIKEYQAAHPDIEVEQRTVKMEQHHTQLATQLAGGRGAADIVAIEEGNITQFRQSKDKFVNLADHGAKELEGQWAAWKWNQGTADGGDFVLGLGTDMGSLALCYRRDLFEAAGLPTDREAVGALWPTWDAYLEVADTFSRKTPNVKFVDTAQNVYKAILDQTEEGYFAKADDSFIGDKNDKVEQAFTLAASLGEKKQTGALAPFSQDWNVALKQASFATTTCPAWALALIKAGAGDEAAGKWDVAAAPGGGGNWGGSFLAVPKQTEHPKEAYELAKWLTAPEQQKRIFKETGNLPSEPAAYKDPEVTATTNEYFNGAPVGRIFGDSAESLKPTYRGTKDSKVTPVFNNALSRVETGKQSTAEAFDQAVREARDAAK, encoded by the coding sequence ATGAGCAGGACTCTGGCCGGTCGGGCCACGTCGATCACCGCGGTGGCCCTGGCGGCCACGCTGGTGGCGGCCTGCGGTGGCGGGGGAGGTGACGCGGGGGACGGCAAGATCAAGCTGTCGATCGGGATCTTCTCCGACTTCGGCTACACCGACCTGATCAAGGAGTACCAGGCGGCGCACCCGGACATCGAGGTCGAGCAGCGCACGGTCAAGATGGAGCAGCACCACACCCAGCTCGCCACGCAGCTCGCGGGCGGCCGGGGCGCGGCGGACATCGTGGCCATCGAGGAAGGCAACATCACGCAGTTCCGCCAGTCCAAGGACAAGTTCGTCAACCTCGCCGACCACGGGGCCAAGGAGCTGGAGGGCCAGTGGGCGGCCTGGAAGTGGAACCAGGGCACCGCCGACGGAGGCGACTTCGTACTGGGCCTGGGCACGGACATGGGCAGCCTGGCGCTGTGCTACCGGCGTGACCTGTTCGAGGCGGCGGGGCTGCCCACCGACCGGGAGGCCGTCGGCGCGCTGTGGCCGACCTGGGACGCGTACCTGGAGGTCGCGGACACCTTCAGCCGGAAGACGCCGAACGTGAAGTTCGTCGACACGGCCCAGAACGTCTACAAGGCGATCCTCGACCAGACCGAGGAGGGCTACTTCGCCAAGGCCGACGACTCGTTCATCGGCGACAAGAACGACAAGGTGGAGCAGGCCTTCACGCTCGCCGCGAGCCTGGGCGAGAAGAAGCAGACCGGCGCGCTGGCCCCGTTCAGCCAGGACTGGAACGTCGCGCTCAAGCAGGCGTCCTTCGCCACCACCACGTGCCCGGCCTGGGCGCTCGCGCTGATCAAGGCCGGCGCGGGTGACGAGGCGGCGGGCAAGTGGGACGTGGCCGCCGCGCCCGGTGGCGGCGGCAACTGGGGCGGGTCGTTCCTGGCCGTGCCCAAGCAGACCGAGCACCCGAAGGAAGCCTACGAGCTGGCCAAGTGGTTGACCGCGCCGGAGCAGCAGAAGCGGATCTTCAAGGAGACCGGCAACCTGCCCAGCGAGCCCGCCGCGTACAAGGACCCCGAGGTCACCGCGACGACCAACGAGTACTTCAACGGCGCGCCCGTCGGCCGGATCTTCGGCGACTCGGCCGAGAGCCTCAAGCCCACCTACCGCGGCACCAAGGACTCCAAGGTGACCCCGGTCTTCAACAACGCCCTGTCGCGCGTGGAGACCGGCAAGCAGTCCACCGCGGAGGCGTTCGACCAGGCCGTCCGGGAAGCGCGGGACGCCGCCAAGTGA
- a CDS encoding carbohydrate ABC transporter permease, translated as MSWRDKLGRLDTKYTPYLVIAPFFVVFGIFGLYPLLYTAWVSLHDWQLIDGDQGFTGLANYTALLSDGNFWNALGNTVSLFLLSTVPQLFAALGLATLLDRGLRGRAFWRAGVLLPNVISVAAVALVFAQLFGRDFGIVNALLGFVGIDPVDWRAETWASHLAISSMVMWRWTGYNALIYLAAMQSVPKDMYESAMLDGASRRRVFWSITVPSIRPTILFTVIVSTIGGMQLFVEPQLFDPGGTATGTGGDDRQFQTLVMYLYEKGFRLFDAGYSSAIAWVLFLVILVVAVVNFAVARRIASKG; from the coding sequence CTGTCGTGGCGGGACAAGCTCGGCCGGCTCGACACGAAGTACACGCCGTACCTGGTCATCGCGCCGTTCTTCGTGGTGTTCGGGATCTTCGGCCTCTACCCGCTGCTCTACACCGCCTGGGTGTCGCTGCACGACTGGCAGCTCATCGACGGCGACCAGGGCTTCACCGGCCTGGCCAACTACACCGCGCTGCTGTCCGACGGGAACTTCTGGAACGCGCTGGGCAACACCGTCAGCCTGTTCCTGCTCTCCACGGTCCCGCAGCTGTTCGCCGCGCTCGGCCTGGCCACCCTGCTGGACCGCGGCCTGCGCGGCCGGGCGTTCTGGCGGGCGGGGGTGCTGCTGCCCAACGTCATCTCGGTGGCGGCGGTGGCGCTGGTGTTCGCGCAGTTGTTCGGCCGCGACTTCGGCATCGTCAACGCCCTGCTCGGCTTCGTCGGGATCGACCCGGTGGACTGGCGCGCGGAGACGTGGGCCTCGCACCTGGCGATCAGCTCGATGGTGATGTGGCGCTGGACGGGTTACAACGCGCTGATCTACCTGGCCGCGATGCAGTCGGTGCCCAAGGACATGTACGAGTCGGCCATGCTGGACGGCGCCTCGCGCCGGCGGGTGTTCTGGTCGATCACCGTGCCGAGCATCCGGCCGACGATCCTGTTCACCGTCATCGTGTCGACCATCGGCGGCATGCAGCTGTTCGTGGAGCCGCAGCTGTTCGACCCGGGCGGCACGGCCACCGGCACCGGCGGCGACGACCGGCAGTTCCAGACCCTGGTGATGTACCTGTACGAGAAGGGCTTCCGGTTGTTCGACGCGGGCTACTCCTCGGCCATCGCGTGGGTGTTGTTCCTGGTGATCCTGGTGGTCGCGGTCGTGAACTTCGCGGTGGCGCGGCGCATCGCGTCGAAGGGGTGA
- a CDS encoding carbohydrate ABC transporter permease, with product MGTKRLTRSGPVAYAVLVVVLLASVFPLYYSFLIASKDNSALGDAVPSLVPGGNLFDNLTRVFDTVDFWLAMQNSLVVAGTVAISNVVLGTLAGFAFARLRFRGGNALFLVVVGTSMVPTQLGVIPLYMLMSDLDWYGTLQAVIVPALIGAFSVFWMRQACEESVPYELVEAARVDGCSVLKTFWHVAFPAVRPQAAVMGMFTFMTAWNDFFWPLIVLDPNDSPTVQVALSTLASGYYTDYSLMLSGASLAVLPVVAIFILLARQIVGGIMQGAVKG from the coding sequence GTGGGCACGAAACGTCTCACGCGCTCGGGACCGGTCGCGTACGCGGTGCTGGTGGTTGTGCTGCTCGCGTCGGTGTTCCCGCTGTACTACTCGTTCCTCATCGCGAGCAAGGACAACTCCGCGCTGGGCGACGCGGTGCCGTCGCTGGTGCCCGGCGGGAACCTGTTCGACAACCTGACCAGGGTGTTCGACACCGTCGACTTCTGGCTCGCCATGCAGAACTCGCTGGTGGTGGCGGGCACGGTGGCGATCAGCAACGTGGTGCTGGGCACGCTGGCGGGGTTCGCGTTCGCCCGGCTGCGGTTCCGGGGCGGCAACGCGCTGTTCCTCGTCGTGGTCGGCACCTCGATGGTGCCCACGCAGCTCGGCGTCATCCCGCTCTACATGCTGATGTCGGACCTGGACTGGTACGGCACGCTCCAAGCGGTCATCGTGCCCGCGCTGATCGGCGCGTTCTCGGTGTTCTGGATGCGGCAGGCGTGCGAGGAGTCGGTGCCGTACGAGCTGGTCGAGGCGGCACGGGTGGACGGCTGCTCGGTGCTCAAGACGTTCTGGCACGTCGCGTTCCCGGCGGTGCGGCCCCAGGCGGCGGTGATGGGCATGTTCACGTTCATGACCGCCTGGAACGACTTCTTCTGGCCGCTGATCGTGCTGGACCCCAACGACAGCCCCACGGTGCAGGTGGCATTGTCGACGTTGGCCAGCGGTTACTACACGGACTACTCGCTGATGCTCTCCGGCGCGTCGCTCGCGGTGCTGCCGGTGGTCGCGATCTTCATCCTGCTGGCGCGGCAGATCGTCGGCGGGATCATGCAGGGCGCTGTGAAGGGGTGA
- a CDS encoding GH1 family beta-glucosidase yields MTTTDPDTEVGRDLLRFPPDFLWGAATASFQIEGATGVDGRGPSIWDTFATRPGAVLGGDTGEPACDHYHRYASDVELMAELGLGAYRFSVAWPRIQPLGAGPVEPRGLAFYDRLVDEVLGRGIQPVATLYHWDLPQALEDRGGWRDRDTAHRFAEYAALVHERLGDRVTTWTTLNEPWCSAFLGYANGVHAPGVVDPKASLEAAHHLLLGHGLATRALRAQAPADHRFSIVLNFCAVVAEDDEASREAARKVDGLQNRLFLDPLAGRGYPADVVEDTAWLGDWTAVVRDGDLDAIATPIDWMGVNYYSPTRVAAAADPLVVTGGPFPGLRGVEFLPPRGEVTGMGWEVDATGLTGLLRRLQRDVGVPLVVTENGSAFPDVVEDGRVEDEARTRYLVDHLRAAHAAIAAGVDLRGYFAWSLLDNFEWAEGYSQRFGIVHVDYDTQVRTVKRSGRTLARVIGANAVPVDGYDLG; encoded by the coding sequence ATGACGACAACCGACCCGGACACCGAGGTCGGGCGGGACCTGTTGCGCTTCCCACCGGATTTCCTGTGGGGTGCGGCGACGGCGTCCTTCCAGATCGAGGGGGCGACCGGGGTGGACGGGCGCGGTCCGTCCATCTGGGACACGTTCGCGACCAGGCCGGGCGCGGTGCTCGGCGGTGACACCGGTGAGCCGGCGTGCGACCACTACCACCGCTACGCCTCCGACGTGGAGCTGATGGCGGAGCTGGGGCTGGGCGCGTACCGGTTCTCGGTGGCCTGGCCGCGCATCCAGCCGCTCGGCGCGGGCCCCGTGGAGCCCAGGGGTCTGGCGTTCTACGACCGGCTGGTGGACGAGGTCCTGGGCCGGGGCATCCAGCCGGTGGCCACGCTGTACCACTGGGACCTGCCGCAGGCGCTGGAGGACCGCGGCGGGTGGCGCGACCGCGACACCGCCCACCGGTTCGCCGAGTACGCGGCGCTGGTGCACGAGCGCCTGGGCGACCGCGTCACGACGTGGACGACGCTGAACGAACCGTGGTGCTCGGCGTTCCTCGGGTACGCCAACGGCGTCCACGCGCCGGGCGTGGTCGACCCGAAGGCGTCGCTGGAAGCCGCGCACCACCTCCTGCTCGGGCACGGCCTGGCGACGCGGGCCCTGCGCGCGCAGGCGCCCGCCGACCACCGGTTCTCCATCGTGCTCAACTTCTGCGCGGTGGTGGCGGAGGACGACGAGGCGTCGCGGGAGGCGGCGCGCAAGGTCGACGGCCTGCAGAACCGGCTGTTCCTCGACCCGCTGGCCGGCCGCGGCTACCCGGCGGACGTCGTCGAGGACACGGCCTGGCTGGGCGACTGGACGGCCGTCGTGCGCGACGGCGACCTGGACGCGATCGCCACGCCGATCGACTGGATGGGCGTGAACTACTACAGCCCGACCCGGGTCGCCGCCGCGGCCGACCCCCTGGTGGTCACCGGCGGCCCGTTCCCGGGGCTGCGCGGCGTGGAGTTCCTGCCGCCGCGCGGCGAGGTGACCGGCATGGGCTGGGAGGTCGACGCGACCGGGCTCACCGGGCTGCTGCGCCGCCTCCAGCGCGACGTCGGCGTGCCGCTGGTGGTCACCGAGAACGGCTCGGCGTTCCCCGACGTGGTCGAGGACGGTCGGGTGGAGGACGAGGCCAGGACCCGGTACCTGGTCGACCACCTGCGCGCGGCGCACGCGGCCATCGCCGCGGGCGTGGACCTGCGCGGGTACTTCGCGTGGTCGCTGCTGGACAACTTCGAGTGGGCGGAGGGGTACAGCCAGCGGTTCGGCATCGTGCACGTCGACTACGACACCCAGGTGCGCACGGTGAAGCGGAGCGGCCGGACGCTGGCCCGGGTGATCGGCGCCAACGCCGTCCCGGTCGACGGCTACGACCTGGGGTGA